Proteins from a single region of Siphonobacter curvatus:
- a CDS encoding response regulator transcription factor, whose product MPLTLPLPREFSPLPQPKASKAMIRVLIADDHNVFVEGIESLISGSANIQVTERCYTSASVLERLETTAVDVVLLDISFPQIEDGLSLCEAITRQYPACQVIALTMHDDASLIKRVVKKGARGYLLKNTTKLELLEAIERVYQGKQYFNDTITQILLTNGKTRKAGNVRLNLTPRESEVLALIAQGLTTQQMATQLFVSVKAVEFHRSSLLLKFDVPNTALLIKTAMEMQYID is encoded by the coding sequence ATGCCCTTAACACTGCCTCTGCCCCGGGAGTTTTCGCCTCTACCTCAACCCAAGGCCTCTAAAGCGATGATACGGGTATTGATTGCCGATGATCACAACGTATTTGTTGAGGGAATTGAATCCTTAATTTCGGGTTCCGCCAACATTCAGGTTACGGAACGGTGCTATACCAGTGCTTCGGTACTGGAGCGACTCGAAACGACCGCCGTGGATGTGGTTTTACTGGACATTTCTTTTCCCCAAATCGAAGACGGACTGAGTCTATGCGAAGCCATTACGCGGCAGTATCCGGCGTGTCAGGTGATTGCACTGACCATGCACGATGATGCCAGTCTGATCAAGCGAGTAGTCAAGAAAGGAGCCCGGGGGTATCTCTTAAAAAATACCACGAAGCTGGAATTGCTCGAAGCGATTGAACGCGTGTACCAGGGAAAGCAATATTTTAACGATACCATTACCCAGATTTTACTGACGAACGGCAAGACCCGGAAAGCCGGAAATGTACGCCTGAACCTGACGCCCCGCGAATCGGAAGTACTAGCTCTCATTGCTCAGGGACTAACGACTCAACAAATGGCTACGCAACTGTTTGTCAGTGTGAAAGCAGTTGAGTTTCACCGAAGTAGCTTATTGCTCAAGTTTGATGTACCCAACACGGCGTTGCTGATTAAAACGGCGATGGAAATGCAGTATATTGATTGA
- a CDS encoding LacI family DNA-binding transcriptional regulator translates to MARHANVSIGPVDRVLHNRGGVSQETRERILKAIEELNYQPNLLASRLKSTKEYVVAVLLPQATKEIPFWHDHILGVEQAEKEIRQLEVTTKVFYFDQNSEDSFRERVNEIMADTVDGVFMVPVFYEEAIRLLRHCQKSQVPCLLFDTNLPDETGVRYIGQNAYDSGYLAAELLSYCIPSDGTILLANIVQEHDNHLQFAKREEGFLAFFRETSLTTELIRFESRRGFSQEIAQQLAEVIRQTPNLNGIFTINGVQHVAQVLEQQGFTDYRLIGYDVIPETIHFLGNGTIHFLISQQPKMQAYEGIKLLSQSILLKKDLPESYYLPIDIVMKSNLKYHVK, encoded by the coding sequence ATCGCCCGGCACGCCAATGTTTCCATTGGCCCTGTCGATCGTGTGTTACACAACCGCGGTGGCGTATCCCAGGAAACGCGGGAACGTATTCTCAAGGCCATTGAAGAGCTGAACTACCAGCCTAACCTGTTGGCCAGTCGCCTGAAATCCACGAAAGAATACGTGGTAGCGGTACTGCTTCCACAGGCTACCAAAGAAATTCCTTTCTGGCATGATCACATACTAGGCGTTGAACAGGCGGAGAAGGAAATCCGGCAACTGGAAGTCACGACCAAGGTGTTTTATTTCGATCAAAATAGCGAAGATTCCTTTCGGGAGCGGGTTAACGAAATCATGGCCGATACGGTTGACGGCGTCTTTATGGTACCCGTATTTTACGAGGAAGCCATTCGTTTGCTCCGGCACTGTCAAAAGAGTCAGGTGCCCTGCCTGTTATTTGATACGAATCTGCCGGATGAAACTGGTGTCCGTTACATCGGACAAAACGCTTATGATAGTGGCTATCTGGCGGCCGAACTGCTTTCTTATTGCATCCCCTCTGACGGTACGATCCTGTTAGCCAACATTGTACAGGAACACGATAACCACCTACAGTTCGCTAAACGGGAAGAGGGCTTCCTGGCTTTTTTCCGGGAAACTTCCCTGACTACTGAGCTTATCAGGTTCGAATCTCGTCGCGGTTTTTCGCAGGAAATTGCCCAGCAATTAGCTGAGGTAATCCGGCAGACGCCGAACTTGAATGGTATTTTTACGATCAACGGCGTGCAACACGTCGCTCAGGTGCTCGAACAGCAGGGATTTACGGATTATCGGCTTATCGGCTACGACGTTATTCCCGAAACCATTCATTTCCTGGGAAATGGTACGATTCATTTTCTCATCAGTCAGCAACCCAAAATGCAGGCTTACGAAGGAATCAAGCTTTTATCCCAAAGTATTCTGCTCAAGAAAGATTTACCGGAAAGCTATTATCTGCCGATTGATATCGTGATGAAGTCGAATTTGAAGTATCATGTGAAGTAA
- a CDS encoding sensor histidine kinase, translating into MKLFRVTFLLAWVTLLGPVSKGWALAETPVIDSLNQRVRTLVEQQHWKAAAQVSERIGSLYHQQYGYNQYTIEAYFNSLTYYHRVGDSVGYYNVHILIGDYYTHDYFMQNHAEQYLKRALRFFERTKNTTKIIECHLDLANIIQNKEPIPKTLFTELRRTERLSEQTKQAYFQAYALNLLATTYSRTKQPDSARYFATRSLKMAREQNISWLIALNLFYLGITEQFKDRSEAAIQYYQKSYRIADSVNNVSMLRELTRHAAESYAHQDKYKEAYESLLQSLAYTQEFYYSEQTKSIRLQELDSQIKTLAVEKALVKEQSQHQRTINSMLVIGLFISIVGVGTLIYMRRQQKLIAQQQAVIAQQQIRELELKSLRAMMEGQEGERSRIARDLHDGLGIQLSRIKLFVEAHQEALPASVREPLNQFLDEACTETRLISNDLRPYALSTFGLIPALEDLTQKLNLVNQTNVIFEHYGETPVLSDEASVMLYRVIQELMNNALKHADANTITLQMMISEATALISVDDDGCGFAEPSRTGNGITNIQSRIDYLGGQVMWQSEAGKGTSVMISLPLKSSAT; encoded by the coding sequence ATGAAATTGTTTCGGGTAACGTTCCTACTGGCTTGGGTCACTTTACTAGGCCCAGTATCGAAGGGCTGGGCATTGGCCGAAACACCCGTGATTGATAGTTTGAACCAGCGGGTCCGTACACTGGTAGAACAGCAACACTGGAAAGCCGCCGCTCAGGTTAGTGAACGCATTGGGAGCTTGTACCACCAACAATACGGCTACAATCAGTATACCATCGAAGCGTATTTTAACAGCCTAACGTACTACCACCGTGTTGGAGATTCGGTAGGGTATTACAACGTGCATATTTTGATCGGTGATTACTATACGCATGATTATTTCATGCAAAATCACGCAGAACAGTACCTGAAGCGAGCCCTGCGTTTTTTTGAGCGAACGAAGAACACCACCAAAATTATTGAGTGTCACCTGGATTTGGCCAATATCATCCAGAATAAGGAACCGATTCCGAAAACACTGTTTACCGAGTTACGCCGGACGGAACGACTGAGCGAGCAAACCAAACAAGCCTATTTTCAAGCCTATGCCCTGAACTTACTGGCTACGACGTATTCCCGGACCAAACAACCCGACTCGGCCCGGTACTTTGCGACCCGCAGCCTGAAGATGGCCCGGGAGCAGAACATTAGCTGGCTGATTGCCCTCAATCTTTTTTACCTGGGCATTACCGAACAGTTTAAAGATCGATCCGAGGCGGCCATTCAGTATTATCAGAAAAGTTATCGCATTGCTGATTCCGTAAATAATGTTTCCATGTTACGGGAGCTGACGCGACACGCGGCGGAAAGCTATGCCCATCAGGATAAGTACAAGGAGGCGTATGAATCCTTATTGCAATCACTGGCTTACACCCAGGAGTTCTATTATTCGGAGCAGACGAAAAGTATTCGATTACAGGAGCTGGACAGTCAGATCAAGACGTTAGCGGTGGAAAAGGCGTTAGTCAAGGAGCAAAGTCAGCATCAGCGTACGATCAATTCCATGCTGGTGATCGGACTGTTTATTAGTATCGTGGGCGTAGGGACGCTGATTTATATGCGACGTCAGCAAAAACTCATTGCCCAACAACAGGCCGTGATTGCCCAGCAGCAAATTCGGGAGCTGGAGCTTAAATCGCTACGGGCCATGATGGAAGGACAGGAGGGCGAACGCAGCCGCATTGCCCGCGATCTGCACGACGGACTGGGAATTCAGCTTTCGCGGATCAAGCTGTTTGTGGAGGCTCATCAAGAAGCTTTGCCCGCGTCGGTACGAGAGCCACTGAACCAGTTTTTGGATGAAGCCTGTACGGAAACACGATTGATTTCCAATGATTTACGCCCCTATGCATTGTCAACCTTCGGATTGATTCCGGCATTGGAAGATTTAACGCAAAAGCTGAATCTGGTCAATCAAACGAATGTGATTTTTGAGCATTACGGTGAAACACCCGTCTTAAGCGACGAAGCTTCGGTAATGCTGTACCGGGTGATTCAGGAGTTAATGAACAACGCCCTAAAACACGCCGATGCAAATACCATTACCCTGCAGATGATGATCAGTGAAGCGACGGCTTTGATTAGTGTAGACGACGACGGATGCGGTTTTGCGGAACCCTCCCGAACGGGCAACGGCATCACTAATATTCAGTCACGTATAGATTACCTCGGTGGGCAGGTGATGTGGCAGAGCGAAGCGGGCAAAGGGACGTCAGTTATGATTTCGCTACCGCTTAAATCAAGTGCAACTTAG
- a CDS encoding SusC/RagA family TonB-linked outer membrane protein codes for MIKQLLFLFLWIGACLSAFAQQRTIRGVVSDAQGTTLPGASVYVKGLQLGTTTDVNGRFTINVPADAKALTVSYVGMQNQDIELGTKTDLSITLQSNDRNFDEVVVIGYGTAKRSDVTSSITTIKATELKDIPAAGVDQLLQGKAAGVTVTSNGGQPGGGVSVKVRGVTSINSNDPLFVIDGVPFVNGNTSASSGYAGLGGGDGQTGNSVMAMLNPNDIESIDVLKDASAQAIYGSQAANGVILVTTKKGKSGEGKINYEMYTGVSEVAKRLDLMDLRDFARYQNEVLPIIGNPVSDEFRDPSILGKGTDWQEAMFQRGKIQNHQLSFSGGREKTTYYFSLNYFDNKGILLGSDFKRYSTRFSLDNQLKSWAKVGLSANVSRSIQNVSLADAAEGTIWWGASTSPLIPVKNLDGSWGGGQTIGGVQYNNANLVGNSQFRGNTKTTNTVFGSLYAEIQLMKDLSLRNEVSYSLGQDNNVAFQKAGNVGGTSFRSKLIDSRSDSYYYSLTNYLNYNKYIGKHGIQLTVGHQAQSSYYQSISGSKVDLQADIFDLNTGSSDQTTWGLGGGKGHWAMESYFARANYTYGDRYSISASFRADGSSNFGPNNRWGNFPGVSAGWTISNESFAKGAMAKVVNHLKLRVGYGAVGNQNFPGGAPNPAYVGAVQFFSGPVGFGTSNMINGIPNPNLKWESVKTTNVGLDIGFLNGRIDATIDAYKKVTSDMIIFLTGPNLIGVGDQWDDLKAPLGNAGQMTNTGVDLGITSTNIRNDNFTWKTNAVLTQFTNTYDKAASAASALDGKVYYNNYLVTHTTPGRPVGSFWGLVTDGLFRNQSDLDNSLPQFGYKVNQNETWLGDIRFKDINGDKKIDAGDMTFIGSPLPKFTWGLTNSFTYKGIDLSIFLQGSQGAKAFNFLRWQLEGLNSAWSNQMRTVNDRYTESNPNGSLPRFTVTNKNNIAMSDRYVEDASYARIQNITLGYRLPTAFLSKIKVSNLRIYGSVQNLKTFTRYSGYDPEIGAFNNSIKLMNVDMGHYPNPRTFTLGANLQF; via the coding sequence ATGATCAAACAATTATTGTTTCTATTTCTCTGGATAGGGGCTTGCCTGAGTGCCTTCGCTCAGCAGCGAACCATCCGTGGCGTCGTTTCGGATGCTCAGGGTACCACGCTGCCCGGAGCTTCCGTCTACGTCAAGGGCCTGCAACTGGGTACCACCACCGATGTGAATGGTCGCTTCACGATCAATGTACCCGCAGATGCCAAGGCCTTAACGGTTTCGTACGTAGGCATGCAAAACCAGGACATAGAGCTGGGCACAAAAACCGATCTTAGCATCACCCTCCAGTCCAATGACCGAAATTTTGATGAAGTCGTTGTCATCGGTTACGGAACGGCCAAACGCTCGGACGTTACCTCTTCTATCACGACCATTAAAGCTACGGAGTTGAAAGACATTCCAGCGGCGGGCGTCGATCAGCTCCTGCAGGGAAAAGCGGCTGGGGTAACGGTAACCAGCAACGGCGGTCAGCCCGGTGGCGGCGTATCGGTGAAGGTACGTGGCGTCACGTCCATCAACAGTAATGACCCCCTATTCGTGATCGACGGCGTTCCCTTCGTAAATGGTAATACTTCTGCCAGTTCAGGTTATGCCGGGCTGGGGGGTGGTGACGGTCAGACGGGGAACAGCGTCATGGCCATGCTAAACCCCAACGATATTGAATCGATTGACGTACTGAAAGATGCCTCCGCTCAGGCCATTTACGGCTCCCAGGCGGCTAACGGCGTTATTCTGGTGACAACCAAAAAAGGAAAGTCGGGCGAGGGAAAAATCAACTACGAAATGTACACTGGCGTATCGGAAGTGGCCAAACGGCTGGATCTGATGGATTTGCGAGATTTTGCCCGGTATCAGAATGAGGTACTGCCCATCATCGGCAATCCCGTATCCGACGAATTCCGCGATCCTTCCATTCTCGGCAAAGGTACGGATTGGCAGGAAGCCATGTTTCAGCGGGGGAAAATTCAGAACCATCAGCTGAGCTTCTCGGGCGGTCGCGAAAAAACTACGTACTACTTTTCACTAAACTATTTCGACAACAAAGGCATCCTGCTGGGTTCGGACTTCAAGCGATATTCCACCCGTTTCAGTCTGGACAATCAGTTAAAAAGCTGGGCTAAAGTCGGCTTAAGTGCCAACGTTTCGCGGAGTATTCAGAACGTGTCGCTAGCCGATGCCGCCGAAGGTACCATCTGGTGGGGAGCTTCGACCAGCCCGCTAATTCCGGTAAAAAACCTGGACGGTAGCTGGGGTGGTGGTCAAACCATTGGCGGGGTGCAGTACAACAACGCCAACCTAGTCGGCAACAGCCAGTTCCGGGGCAATACCAAAACGACGAATACGGTTTTCGGTAGCTTATACGCGGAGATCCAGTTGATGAAAGATTTGAGTTTACGTAATGAAGTATCCTACTCGCTTGGTCAGGATAACAACGTGGCCTTTCAAAAAGCGGGGAACGTGGGCGGCACGTCCTTCCGCAGCAAACTCATCGATTCGCGTTCGGACAGCTATTATTACTCCCTCACCAACTACCTGAATTACAACAAATACATTGGCAAACACGGTATTCAGCTGACGGTCGGTCATCAGGCTCAGTCGTCGTATTACCAGTCCATTTCGGGGTCAAAAGTGGATTTACAGGCCGATATTTTTGACCTCAACACGGGTAGCTCCGACCAGACAACCTGGGGTTTAGGCGGCGGTAAGGGACACTGGGCGATGGAATCGTACTTTGCCCGGGCTAATTATACCTACGGTGACCGGTACTCCATCTCGGCCAGTTTCCGGGCGGACGGTTCCTCTAACTTCGGTCCGAACAATCGCTGGGGGAATTTCCCAGGCGTATCGGCGGGCTGGACCATCTCGAACGAATCCTTCGCCAAAGGAGCCATGGCTAAAGTCGTCAATCACCTGAAACTGCGGGTCGGTTACGGAGCCGTGGGTAATCAGAACTTCCCCGGTGGAGCTCCAAACCCCGCCTACGTGGGAGCGGTGCAGTTTTTCTCCGGACCCGTGGGCTTTGGTACGTCCAACATGATCAACGGAATTCCAAACCCGAACCTGAAGTGGGAATCGGTGAAAACGACCAACGTGGGTCTGGATATTGGCTTCCTGAACGGCCGCATCGACGCAACCATCGATGCCTATAAAAAGGTAACGTCCGACATGATTATCTTCCTGACGGGTCCGAACCTGATTGGTGTAGGGGATCAGTGGGATGACTTGAAAGCTCCGCTGGGTAATGCCGGACAAATGACGAATACGGGCGTGGATCTGGGCATTACCTCAACCAACATCCGCAACGATAATTTTACCTGGAAAACCAACGCCGTACTGACGCAGTTTACCAATACCTACGACAAGGCCGCCAGTGCCGCTTCGGCCCTCGACGGAAAGGTATACTACAACAACTACCTCGTTACGCATACCACCCCCGGACGCCCCGTGGGTTCCTTCTGGGGTTTGGTAACGGATGGACTGTTCCGTAACCAGTCTGATCTGGATAACAGCCTGCCGCAGTTTGGCTACAAGGTGAACCAGAACGAAACCTGGCTGGGTGACATTCGCTTTAAGGATATCAACGGCGACAAGAAAATCGACGCGGGCGATATGACCTTCATTGGTAGTCCGCTACCCAAGTTTACCTGGGGTTTGACTAACTCATTCACGTACAAGGGAATCGATCTGTCGATTTTCCTGCAGGGAAGTCAGGGAGCGAAAGCTTTCAATTTCCTCCGCTGGCAACTGGAAGGTTTGAACAGTGCCTGGTCGAATCAGATGCGTACGGTGAATGACCGCTATACGGAAAGCAATCCGAACGGTTCTTTACCCCGTTTCACGGTGACGAACAAAAATAACATCGCCATGTCGGATCGCTACGTGGAAGATGCTTCGTACGCCCGGATTCAGAACATTACGCTGGGCTACCGCCTGCCGACCGCTTTCCTGAGTAAAATCAAAGTAAGCAACCTGCGGATTTACGGTTCGGTGCAAAACCTGAAAACCTTTACCCGCTATTCTGGCTACGATCCGGAAATCGGAGCCTTCAATAATAGCATCAAGCTCATGAATGTGGATATGGGCCATTATCCCAACCCCCGGACCTTTACCCTGGGAGCGAACCTGCAATTCTAA